A portion of the Rhodanobacter sp. AS-Z3 genome contains these proteins:
- a CDS encoding YdcH family protein produces the protein MFENQQRDDVEALMKADAEFRRLYQQHKQLDSKVHDADIGVLPIDDVTLASMKKQKLLAKAQLERMWADRAHLVH, from the coding sequence ATGTTTGAAAACCAGCAGCGTGATGATGTCGAGGCATTGATGAAGGCTGACGCCGAATTCCGGCGGCTTTATCAGCAGCACAAGCAACTCGACAGCAAGGTGCACGACGCCGATATTGGCGTGCTGCCCATCGACGATGTGACTTTGGCCAGCATGAAGAAACAGAAATTGCTGGCCAAGGCACAACTCGAGCGCATGTGGGCAGACCGGGCGCATCTCGTCCACTGA
- a CDS encoding DUF4398 domain-containing protein, which produces MNMAQTQLQMARDAGAADYAPVDLGFAQDRFQQAQSAMAERKYANAADLAEESRADAELAQAKARLGAARAKIQSKLQENSQLRAQGEAAESAPQNAPAAAPAAAPPVSNEQPTGEMPAPASSALSTPAAGGFQTIPEQAQPPATNSQGSQP; this is translated from the coding sequence ATGAACATGGCCCAGACCCAGTTGCAGATGGCCCGCGATGCCGGCGCGGCCGATTATGCACCGGTGGATCTGGGCTTCGCCCAGGACCGGTTCCAGCAAGCGCAGTCAGCGATGGCCGAGCGCAAATATGCCAATGCAGCGGACCTGGCCGAAGAGTCCCGTGCCGATGCGGAGCTGGCCCAAGCCAAGGCTCGGCTGGGTGCGGCGCGCGCCAAGATCCAGAGCAAGTTGCAGGAAAACAGCCAGCTGCGCGCTCAGGGCGAGGCTGCTGAGTCCGCTCCACAGAACGCACCAGCAGCGGCGCCGGCAGCGGCACCGCCGGTCAGCAACGAGCAGCCGACCGGCGAGATGCCGGCACCGGCAAGCTCGGCGTTGTCCACGCCGGCGGCTGGCGGCTTCCAGACCATTCCCGAGCAGGCGCAGCCACCCGCGACAAACTCCCAGGGAAGTCAGCCATGA
- a CDS encoding PilT/PilU family type 4a pilus ATPase, whose product MDIGYFLKLMVDKGASDMFLSTGAPVNIKVEGKLYPLGNTGLPTGMVKKIAYSLMDEGQVPQFERNLELNMALAVKEAGRFRINVFKQRGEVGMVIRAIKSEIPSIEQLQLPKIFRDLIMEPRGLILVVGATGSGKSTTLAAMLDHRNTNSSGHILTIEDPIEYLHRHKKSIVNQREVGLDTHTYHEALKNAMREAPDVIMIGEIRDTDTMEAAIAFSETGHLCLATLHSNNADQTLERILNFFPESAHKNVLMNLALNLRAVISQRLVIGKDGRRIPAAEVLLNTPLIRDMIRRGQTHEIKEAMDRSLQEGMQTFDQSLYRLYKDGRVDLEEALNKSDSRDGLALKIRLAEGGSNDEELAGNDPYGMGF is encoded by the coding sequence GTGGATATCGGTTACTTCCTCAAGCTTATGGTAGACAAGGGCGCGTCGGACATGTTCCTGTCCACCGGCGCTCCGGTAAATATCAAGGTGGAGGGCAAACTGTATCCCCTGGGCAATACCGGCCTTCCCACCGGCATGGTCAAGAAGATCGCCTATTCGCTGATGGACGAGGGCCAGGTGCCCCAGTTCGAGCGCAATCTGGAACTGAACATGGCGCTGGCGGTGAAGGAAGCCGGCCGTTTCCGCATCAACGTGTTCAAGCAGCGCGGCGAAGTGGGCATGGTGATTCGCGCGATCAAGAGCGAAATCCCCAGCATCGAGCAATTGCAGCTGCCGAAGATTTTCCGTGACCTGATCATGGAGCCACGCGGGCTGATTCTGGTGGTTGGCGCCACCGGCTCGGGCAAGTCGACCACATTGGCAGCGATGCTCGACCATCGCAACACCAATTCTTCCGGTCACATCCTCACCATCGAGGACCCGATCGAATACCTGCACCGGCACAAGAAGTCGATCGTGAACCAGCGCGAGGTGGGCCTGGATACGCACACCTATCACGAGGCGCTGAAGAACGCGATGCGTGAGGCGCCGGACGTCATCATGATCGGCGAGATCCGTGACACCGACACGATGGAAGCGGCGATCGCGTTCTCCGAAACCGGTCATTTGTGCCTGGCCACGCTGCATTCGAACAACGCCGACCAGACGCTGGAACGCATCCTCAATTTCTTCCCCGAATCGGCACACAAGAACGTGCTGATGAATCTGGCGCTGAACCTTCGCGCGGTAATCAGCCAGCGCCTGGTGATCGGCAAGGACGGCCGCCGCATTCCCGCTGCCGAAGTGCTGCTGAACACGCCACTGATCCGCGACATGATCCGTCGTGGCCAGACTCACGAGATCAAGGAAGCGATGGATCGCAGCCTGCAGGAAGGCATGCAGACGTTCGACCAGTCGTTGTACCGGCTGTACAAGGACGGACGCGTGGACTTGGAGGAAGCGCTCAACAAGTCCGATTCGCGCGACGGTCTGGCACTCAAAATCCGCCTCGCCGAAGGCGGCTCCAACGACGAGGAACTGGCCGGCAACGATCCTTACGGCATGGGCTTCTGA
- the maiA gene encoding maleylacetoacetate isomerase: MATGLVLYSYWRSSAAYRVRIALNLKGLEYETRAVHLLQDGGQQHAAEYKALNPQQLVPCLLDGDRVLTQSLAIMEYLDEMHPELETALLPVDARGRAQVRALAMAITCDIHPLGNLRVLQQLEADFAATEEQRSAWLRHWMEVGFKAIEEELADSAATGRFCHGESPSMADACLVPQVYNALRWKLPMDDYPTIARIYRACNELEPFQRAAPEAQPDAPQS; encoded by the coding sequence ATGGCCACCGGTCTGGTGCTTTACAGCTACTGGCGCTCCAGCGCCGCTTATCGCGTGCGTATTGCGCTGAATCTGAAGGGGCTGGAGTACGAAACGCGAGCGGTGCATCTGCTGCAGGACGGTGGCCAGCAGCATGCGGCGGAGTACAAGGCGCTCAATCCGCAGCAATTGGTGCCCTGTCTGCTGGACGGCGATCGCGTACTGACTCAGTCGCTGGCGATCATGGAATACCTCGACGAAATGCATCCGGAGCTGGAAACCGCCCTGTTGCCCGTCGATGCCCGTGGTCGCGCCCAGGTGCGCGCGCTGGCCATGGCGATAACCTGCGACATCCATCCGCTGGGCAATCTGCGGGTGCTGCAACAACTCGAAGCCGATTTTGCGGCCACTGAAGAGCAGCGTTCAGCCTGGTTACGGCACTGGATGGAAGTCGGTTTCAAGGCGATCGAGGAAGAGCTGGCCGACAGCGCGGCGACCGGCCGTTTCTGCCATGGCGAGTCGCCCAGCATGGCCGATGCCTGTCTGGTGCCGCAGGTGTACAACGCCCTGCGCTGGAAACTGCCGATGGACGACTACCCGACGATCGCGCGGATTTATCGTGCCTGCAACGAGCTGGAACCGTTCCAGCGCGCAGCACCCGAGGCGCAGCCGGACGCACCGCAGAGCTAG
- a CDS encoding phosphoglycerate kinase yields the protein MSVIRMSDLDLRDQRVLIREDLNVPIDDQGQITSTQRLDAALPTILAARDAGARVLVLSHLGRPKEGQFDAASSLQPVAQWLGGKLGKPVRLVADYLTNGVDVAPGEVVLLENCRMNVGEGKDDEALAKQYAALCDIFVMDAFGTAHRAQASTHGVIRFAPTAAAGPLLCAELDALGKALEHPAHPLLAIVAGSKVSTKLTLLDNLIGKVDQLIVGGGIANTFIAAMGYSVGNSLVEMDLLDAAKKVLADAKRRGAQVPMPVDVVVAPTFSAQAPATVKPVDQVGPDEMILDIGPQTAEMYAALIAKAGTVVWNGPVGVFEFDAFGKGTETLARAIAASPAFSIAGGGDTLAAVDKYGIADQVSYISTGGGAFLEFLEGKELPAVTALKARAAK from the coding sequence GTGTCCGTCATCCGCATGAGCGACCTCGATTTGCGCGACCAGCGTGTGCTGATCCGCGAAGACCTGAATGTGCCGATCGACGATCAGGGCCAGATCACCTCGACCCAGCGACTGGACGCCGCCCTGCCAACCATCCTGGCCGCCCGTGATGCCGGCGCACGCGTGCTGGTCCTGTCGCATCTGGGGCGCCCCAAGGAAGGCCAGTTCGATGCCGCATCGTCGCTGCAGCCGGTGGCGCAGTGGCTGGGCGGTAAACTCGGCAAACCGGTACGGCTGGTGGCTGACTACCTGACCAACGGCGTCGATGTTGCGCCGGGCGAAGTCGTGCTGCTGGAAAACTGCCGCATGAATGTGGGCGAAGGCAAGGACGACGAGGCGCTGGCCAAGCAGTATGCCGCGCTGTGCGACATCTTCGTGATGGACGCGTTCGGCACCGCGCACCGCGCCCAGGCCTCGACCCATGGCGTCATTCGTTTTGCACCGACTGCCGCCGCCGGCCCGCTGCTGTGCGCCGAACTGGATGCGTTGGGCAAGGCGCTGGAACATCCGGCGCACCCGTTGCTGGCGATCGTGGCTGGCTCCAAGGTATCGACCAAGCTCACCTTGCTGGACAACCTGATCGGCAAGGTCGATCAGTTGATCGTCGGCGGTGGCATCGCCAATACCTTCATCGCGGCGATGGGTTATTCGGTCGGCAACTCGCTGGTCGAGATGGATCTGCTCGACGCGGCGAAGAAAGTGCTGGCCGATGCGAAACGACGCGGCGCCCAAGTGCCCATGCCGGTTGACGTCGTGGTGGCGCCGACCTTCTCCGCCCAGGCACCGGCCACGGTGAAACCGGTGGACCAGGTCGGGCCCGACGAGATGATTCTCGACATCGGTCCGCAGACCGCGGAAATGTACGCCGCGCTGATCGCCAAGGCTGGCACCGTGGTGTGGAACGGCCCGGTCGGCGTGTTCGAGTTCGACGCATTCGGCAAGGGCACCGAAACGCTGGCCCGCGCGATTGCCGCGTCGCCGGCGTTCTCGATTGCCGGCGGCGGCGACACGCTGGCGGCAGTCGACAAGTACGGCATCGCCGACCAGGTGTCCTACATCTCTACTGGCGGTGGTGCGTTCCTCGAATTTCTTGAAGGCAAGGAACTGCCGGCGGTCACCGCGCTGAAGGCCCGAGCCGCAA